In Mus musculus strain C57BL/6J chromosome 1, GRCm38.p6 C57BL/6J, a single genomic region encodes these proteins:
- the Irs1 gene encoding insulin receptor substrate 1, which produces MASPPDTDGFSDVRKVGYLRKPKSMHKRFFVLRAASEAGGPARLEYYENEKKWRHKSSAPKRSIPLESCFNINKRADSKNKHLVALYTRDEHFAIAADSEAEQDSWYQALLQLHNRAKAHHDGAGGGCGGSCSGSSGVGEAGEDLSYDTGPGPAFKEVWQVILKPKGLGQTKNLIGIYRLCLTSKTISFVKLNSEAAAVVLQLMNIRRCGHSENFFFIEVGRSAVTGPGEFWMQVDDSVVAQNMHETILEAMRAMSDEFRPRSKSQSSSSCSNPISVPLRRHHLNNPPPSQVGLTRRSRTESITATSPASMVGGKPGSFRVRASSDGEGTMSRPASVDGSPVSPSTNRTHAHRHRGSSRLHPPLNHSRSIPMPSSRCSPSATSPVSLSSSSTSGHGSTSDCLFPRRSSASVSGSPSDGGFISSDEYGSSPCDFRSSFRSVTPDSLGHTPPARGEEELSNYICMGGKGASTLAAPNGHYILSRGGNGHRYIPGANLGTSPALPGDEAAGAADLDNRFRKRTHSAGTSPTISHQKTPSQSSVASIEEYTEMMPAAYPPGGGSGGRLPGYRHSAFVPTHSYPEEGLEMHHLERRGGHHRPDTSNLHTDDGYMPMSPGVAPVPSNRKGNGDYMPMSPKSVSAPQQIINPIRRHPQRVDPNGYMMMSPSGSCSPDIGGGSSSSSSISAAPSGSSYGKPWTNGVGGHHTHALPHAKPPVESGGGKLLPCTGDYMNMSPVGDSNTSSPSECYYGPEDPQHKPVLSYYSLPRSFKHTQRPGEPEEGARHQHLRLSSSSGRLRYTATAEDSSSSTSSDSLGGGYCGARPESSLTHPHHHVLQPHLPRKVDTAAQTNSRLARPTRLSLGDPKASTLPRVREQQQQQQSSLHPPEPKSPGEYVNIEFGSGQPGYLAGPATSRSSPSVRCPPQLHPAPREETGSEEYMNMDLGPGRRATWQESGGVELGRIGPAPPGSATVCRPTRSVPNSRGDYMTMQIGCPRQSYVDTSPVAPVSYADMRTGIAAEKASLPRPTGAAPPPSSTASSSVTPQGATAEQATHSSLLGGPQGPGGMSAFTRVNLSPNHNQSAKVIRADTQGCRRRHSSETFSAPTRAGNTVPFGAGAAVGGSGGGGGGGSEDVKRHSSASFENVWLRPGDLGGVSKESAPVCGAAGGLEKSLNYIDLDLAKERSQDCPSQQQSLPPPPPHQPLGSNEGNSPRRSSEDLSNYASISFQKQPEDRQ; this is translated from the coding sequence ATGGCGAGCCCTCCGGATACCGATGGCTTCTCAGACGTGCGCAAGGTGGGCTACCTGCGCAAGCCCAAGAGTATGCATAAGCGCTTTTTCGTGCTGCGGGCGGCCAGCGAGGCCGGGGGCCCAGCGCGCCTGGAGTATTATGAGAACGAGAAGAAGTGGCGGCACAAGTCGAGCGCCCCCAAACGCTCGATCCCCCTCGAGAGCTGTTTCAACATCAACAAGCGGGCTGACTCCAAGAACAAGCACCTGGTGGCTCTCTACACCCGAGACGAACACTTTGCCATTGCCGCGGATAGCGAGGCTGAGCAAGACAGCTGGTACCAGGCTCTTCTGCAGCTGCATAATCGGGCAAAGGCCCACCATGACGGGGCTGGAGGAGGCTGCGGCGGTAGCTGCAGCGGCAGCTCTGGCGTTGGAGAGGCAGGGGAGGACTTGAGCTATGACACGGGTCCAGGACCCGCGTTCAAGGAGGTCTGGCAGGTTATCCTGAAACCCAAGGGCCTGGGTCAGACAAAGAACCTGATTGGCATCTACCGCCTCTGCCTGACCAGCAAGACCATCAGCTTTGTGAAGCTGAACTCCGAGGCAGCCGCTGTGGTGCTGCAGCTGATGAATATCAGACGCTGTGGCCACTCAGAGAACTTCTTCTTCATCGAGGTGGGGCGTTCCGCTGTGACAGGGCCTGGCGAGTTCTGGATGCAAGTGGATGACTCCGTGGTGGCCCAGAACATGCATGAGACCATTCTAGAGGCAATGAGGGCCATGAGCGATGAGTTTCGCCCTCGCAGCAAAAGCCAGTCTTCATCCAGTTGCTCCAACCCCATCAGCGTTCCCCTGCGCAGGCACCATCTCAACAACCCTCCACCCAGCCAGGTGGGACTGACTCGGAGATCTCGAACTGAGAGCATCACTGCCACCTCCCCTGCCAGTATGGTGGGTGGGAAACCAGGTTCCTTCCGGGTGCGTGCCTCCAGCGATGGCGAAGGCACCATGTCCCGTCCAGCATCAGTGGATGGCAGTCCTGTGAGCCCTAGCACCAACAGGACCCACGCCCATCGGCATCGAGGCAGCTCCAGGCTGCACCCCCCACTCAACCACAGCCGCTCCATCCCCATGCCTTCTTCTAGATGCTCACCTTCAGCCACCAGCCCAGTGAGTCTGTCATCTAGTAGTACCAGTGGCCATGGCTCCACTTCAGACTGTCTCTTCCCGAGGCGCTCTAGTGCTTCCGTGTCCGGTTCGCCTAGCGATGGCGGTTTCATCTCTTCTGATGAGTATGGTTCTAGTCCCTGCGATTTCCGAAGTTCCTTCCGCAGTGTCACCCCAGATTCCCTGGGGCACACCCCACCAGCCAGGGGTGAGGAGGAGCTGAGCAATTATATCTGCATGGGTGGCAAGGGAGCCTCCACCTTGGCTGCTCCCAATGGCCACTACATTTTGTCTAGGGGTGGCAACGGCCATCGCTACATCCCAGGTGCTAACTTGGGGACAAGCCCAGCGCTGCCTGGAGATGAAGCCGCGGGTGCAGCAGATCTGGATAACCGGTTTCGAAAGAGAACTCACTCCGCAGGCACATCTCCTACCATTTCCCATCAGAAGACCCCCTCACAGTCTTCAGTGGCTTCTATTGAGGAATATACAGAGATGATGCCCGCTGCCTACCCACCAGGAGGTGGCAGTGGAGGCCGACTGCCCGGCTACCGGCATTCCGCCTTCgtgcccacccactcctatccCGAAGAGGGTCTAGAGATGCACCACTTGGAACGTCGTGGAGGCCACCACCGTCCAGACACCTCCAACCTCCACACTGATGATGGCTATATGCCCATGTCTCCTGGGGTGGCTCCAGTGCCCAGCAACCGCAAAGGAAATGGGGACTATATGCCCATGAGCCCCAAGAGTGTATCTGCCCCACAGCAGATCATTAACCCCATCAGACGCCACCCACAGAGAGTGGACCCCAATGGCTACATGATGATGTCACCCAGTGGTAGTTGCTCCCCTGACATTGGAGGTGGGtccagcagcagtagcagcatcAGCGCAGCCCCTTCTGGGAGCAGCTATGGGAAGCCATGGACAAATGGAGTAGGGGGGCACCATACTCATGCCCTTCCTCATGCCAAACCTCCTGTTGAGAGTGGTGGCGGTAAGCTCTTGCCTTGCACAGGTGACTACATGAACATGTCCCCAGTGGGAGATTCCAACACCAGCAGCCCCTCAGAATGCTACTATGGCCCAGAAGATCCCCAGCACAAGCCGGTCCTCTCTTACTACTCATTGCCAAGGTCCTTTAAGCACACCCAGCGCCCTGGAGAGCCAGAGGAGGGTGCCAGGCACCAGCATCTTCGTCTCTCTTCTAGCTCTGGACGCCTTCGCTATACCGCAACTGCCGAAGATTCCTCCTCTTCTACCAGCAGCGACAGTCTGGGTGGGGGTTACTGTGGGGCTAGGCCAGAGTCAAGCCTCACACATCCCCACCACCATGTCTTGCAGCCCCACCTGCCTCGAAAGGTAGACACAGCTGCACAGACCAACAGCCGCCTGGCTCGACCCACAAGGCTGTCCTTGGGGGATCCCAAGGCAAGCACCTTACCCCGGGTTCgagagcagcaacagcagcagcagtcttCCCTGCACCCTCCCGAGCCCAAAAGCCCAGGAGAATATGTGAATATTGAATTCGGGAGCGGCCAGCCTGGCTATTTAGCTGGCCCTGCAACTTCCCGTAGCTCTCCTTCAGTTCGATGTCCACCCCAGCTCCACCCAGCTCCTAGAGAAGAGACTGGCTCGGAAGAGTACATGAACATGGACTTGGGGCCAGGCCGGAGGGCAACCTGGCAGGAGAGTGGTGGAGTTGAGTTGGGCAGAATAGGCCCTGCACCTCCGGGGTCTGCTACGGTTTGCAGGCCAACCCGTTCGGTGCCAAATAGCCGTGGTGACTACATGACCATGCAGATAGGTTGTCCTCGTCAAAGCTATGTGGATACCTCACCAGTGGCCCCAGTCAGCTATGCTGACATGCGGACAGGCATTGCTGCAGAGAAGGCGAGCCTGCCTAGACCCACAGGAGCtgctcctcctccatcctccacaGCCTCTTCTTCTGTTACACCTCAAGGAGCCACCGCTGAGCAAGCTACTCACTCTTCCTTGCTGGGAGGCCCTCAGGGACCTGGGGGCATGAGTGCATTCACCAGGGTGAACCTCAGTCCCAACCATAACCAGAGTGCCAAAGTGATTCGCGCAGACACTCAAGGGTGCCGGAGGAGGCATAGCTCTGAGACCTTCTCAGCACCTACTCGGGCTGGCAATACGGTGCCCTTTGGAGCAGGGGCTGCAGTAGGGGGCagcggcggtggtggtggtggcggcagtgAGGATGTAAAACGCCACAGCTCTGCATCCTTTGAGAATGTGTGGCTGAGACCTGGGGATCTAGGGGGAGTCTCCAAGGAGTCGGCTCCAGTGTGTGGGGCTGCTGGGGGTTTGGAGAAGAGTCTTAACTACATAGACCTGGATTTGGCCAAGGAGCGCTCTCAGGACTGCCCCTCTCAACAGCAGTCcctaccaccccctccccctcaccaGCCCTTAGGCAGCAATGAGGGCAACTCCCCAAGACGCTCCAGTGAGGATTTAAGCAACTATGCCAGCATCAGCTTCCAGAAGCAGCCAGAGGATCGTCAATAG